The Myxococcota bacterium genome has a segment encoding these proteins:
- the murD gene encoding UDP-N-acetylmuramoyl-L-alanine--D-glutamate ligase: MRTLELDGRRVLVIGLGVSGRSAARFCAERGAAVVAVDERPASALGDLDELGAAVEVRCAATLPLPDGEAGTFDLVVPSPGVPHARYANVTAPAWGDVELLSRALPDAVRIAAITGTNGKSTTTCLVEAMLRTGGLRARAAGNLGDPALGLVGAPIDVAVLEVSSFQLDTTEAFRPDVAVVLNVTPDHLDRHATLEGYAAAKARILANQTPDDTAVLAVDDPIVAKLAASARARVLAYSRTRPQSAGAWLDGDSVVLVDPARGVRARVDLSPLALEGRHNRDNAAMALCAAVALGVEPARASRAFATFRGLPHRSELVAVVRGVRFVDDSKATNPGAAERSLEGCEGRVVWIAGGRDKGLDFAPLAEVAAPRVRAALWIGESAGALEAAMGGAIPSEACGTLARAVTRAAELAREGDTVLLAPACASFDQFTSYAHRGEVFRREVLALAGAAPGAAVADGGDAP; this comes from the coding sequence GTGCGGACGCTGGAACTCGACGGCAGGCGCGTGCTCGTGATCGGCCTCGGCGTGTCGGGCCGCTCGGCGGCGCGCTTCTGCGCCGAGCGCGGAGCGGCGGTCGTGGCCGTCGACGAGCGGCCGGCGAGCGCGCTCGGCGACCTCGACGAGCTCGGCGCCGCCGTCGAGGTGCGCTGCGCGGCGACCCTCCCGCTCCCGGACGGGGAAGCCGGCACCTTCGACCTCGTCGTGCCGAGCCCGGGCGTGCCGCACGCGCGCTACGCGAACGTGACCGCGCCGGCGTGGGGCGACGTCGAGCTGCTGTCGCGCGCGCTCCCCGACGCGGTGCGCATCGCGGCGATCACCGGCACGAACGGCAAGTCGACGACCACGTGCCTCGTCGAGGCGATGCTGCGCACGGGCGGCCTGCGCGCGCGGGCGGCGGGCAACCTCGGCGACCCGGCGCTCGGCCTCGTCGGCGCACCGATCGACGTCGCCGTGCTCGAGGTGTCGTCCTTCCAGCTCGACACGACCGAGGCCTTCCGCCCGGACGTCGCGGTCGTGCTGAACGTCACGCCCGACCACCTCGACCGGCACGCGACGCTCGAGGGCTACGCGGCCGCGAAGGCGCGCATCCTCGCCAACCAGACGCCCGACGACACCGCCGTGCTCGCCGTCGACGACCCGATCGTCGCGAAGCTCGCGGCCTCCGCGCGCGCCCGCGTGCTCGCCTACTCGCGCACGCGCCCGCAGAGCGCGGGCGCCTGGCTCGACGGCGACTCGGTCGTCCTCGTCGACCCGGCGCGCGGCGTGCGCGCGCGCGTCGACCTCTCGCCGCTCGCGCTCGAGGGGCGCCACAACCGCGACAACGCGGCGATGGCCCTCTGCGCGGCGGTCGCGCTCGGCGTCGAGCCCGCGCGCGCGAGCCGCGCGTTCGCGACGTTCCGCGGGCTCCCGCACCGCAGCGAGCTCGTCGCGGTCGTGCGCGGCGTGCGCTTCGTCGACGACTCGAAGGCCACGAACCCGGGCGCGGCGGAGCGCTCGCTCGAGGGCTGCGAAGGGCGCGTCGTGTGGATCGCCGGCGGGCGCGACAAGGGCCTCGACTTCGCGCCGCTCGCCGAGGTCGCGGCGCCCCGCGTGCGGGCGGCGCTGTGGATCGGGGAGTCCGCGGGCGCGCTCGAAGCCGCGATGGGCGGCGCGATCCCGAGCGAAGCGTGCGGCACGCTCGCGCGCGCCGTCACGCGCGCCGCCGAGCTCGCGCGCGAAGGCGACACCGTCCTGCTCGCGCCGGCGTGCGCGAGCTTCGACCAGTTCACGAGCTACGCGCATCGCGGCGAGGTCTTCCGCCGCGAGGTGCTCGCGCTCGCGGGCGCCGCGCCGGGAGCGGCCGTGGCCGACGGCGGAGACGCGCCGTGA
- the mraY gene encoding phospho-N-acetylmuramoyl-pentapeptide-transferase, protein MLYHLLYSLADVFGGFNVVRYITFRTAAATLTALFVSLMLGPWVIRRLQALRVGQPIREIGPDHAAKAGTPTMGGLLILLSTIGAALLWSDLTNRFVWTVLGLTAGYGLLGFVDDYKKVTEGSSAGIRARTKLVWQVSLALVVGIVIYNDPAFDNQLAVPFFKGFTPHIGVLYVPLAAFIIVAASNGVNLTDGLDGLAIGPVMIASGVFLVLAYAAGHAGIAEYLQIKSVPGSGQLAIFCGALVGGGLGFLWFNTSPAQVFMGDVGALALGGALGTIAVLIRQEILLAVVGGIFVVETLSVIIQVVSFKLTGRRVFLMAPIHHHFEKVGWAEQKIVVRFWIVSIVLGLVALSSLKLR, encoded by the coding sequence ATGCTCTACCACCTGCTCTACTCGCTCGCCGACGTCTTCGGCGGCTTCAACGTCGTCCGCTACATCACGTTCCGCACGGCGGCCGCGACGCTGACGGCGCTCTTCGTGTCGCTGATGCTCGGGCCGTGGGTGATCCGGCGCCTGCAGGCGCTGCGCGTCGGCCAGCCGATCCGCGAGATCGGGCCGGACCACGCCGCGAAGGCGGGCACGCCGACGATGGGCGGCCTGCTCATCCTGCTGTCGACGATCGGCGCCGCGCTGCTGTGGAGCGACCTCACGAACCGATTCGTGTGGACCGTGCTCGGGCTCACCGCCGGCTACGGGCTGCTCGGCTTCGTCGACGACTACAAGAAGGTCACCGAGGGCAGCTCGGCGGGCATCCGCGCGCGCACGAAGCTCGTGTGGCAGGTGTCGCTCGCGCTCGTCGTGGGCATCGTGATCTACAACGACCCCGCGTTCGACAACCAGCTCGCCGTCCCGTTCTTCAAGGGCTTCACGCCGCACATCGGCGTGCTCTACGTGCCGCTCGCGGCGTTCATCATCGTGGCCGCGAGCAACGGCGTGAACCTCACCGACGGCCTCGACGGCCTCGCCATCGGCCCGGTGATGATCGCCTCGGGCGTCTTCCTCGTCCTCGCCTACGCCGCGGGCCACGCCGGCATCGCGGAGTACCTGCAGATCAAGTCGGTGCCGGGCAGCGGCCAGCTCGCCATCTTCTGTGGCGCGCTCGTCGGCGGCGGGCTCGGCTTCCTGTGGTTCAACACGTCGCCCGCGCAGGTGTTCATGGGCGACGTCGGCGCGCTCGCGCTCGGCGGCGCGCTCGGCACGATCGCCGTGCTGATCCGCCAGGAGATCCTGCTGGCCGTGGTCGGCGGCATCTTCGTCGTCGAGACGCTGTCCGTGATCATCCAGGTGGTGTCGTTCAAGCTCACGGGCCGGCGCGTGTTCCTCATGGCGCCGATCCACCACCACTTCGAGAAGGTCGGCTGGGCCGAGCAGAAGATCGTGGTCCGCTTCTGGATCGTGTCGATCGTGCTCGGGCTCGTCGCGCTGTCGTCACTCAAGCTTCGCTAG
- the murF gene encoding UDP-N-acetylmuramoyl-tripeptide--D-alanyl-D-alanine ligase: MSGVVLRAGDAAGWCGGALVRGDAARVFTSASIDTRTVEPGALFFAIRGPRHDAHAFLADAAARGATGFVVERGRADVGALARAACAIEVDDTTRALADVARGHRGRFRGPLVGLTGSSGKTTTKEMCAAVLAAHAPTLATRGNLNNEYGVPLTLLRRTEEHALAVVEMGMNHRGEIARLAAIARPTIGVLTNIGTAHIEHLGSREEIAAEKGDLFAALPATGTACVNLDDARVVEQARRAPCPSLGYGRAPGAPVTARDVRFDAGRFAFRVETPAGACEALVRGLSETSVINALAAAAVGLAAGLDVDAVERGLADYRPIRGRMTPVPLASGVVVVDDTYNANPDSMRASLEALRALATGGRAIAVMGDMGELGDAADDAHREAGARAAKLGIDALFAYGARAALVREGALAAGLASADAAVVASHDEAAERVRARVRSGDWVLVKGSRSMQMERVVAALEAERSEER, translated from the coding sequence ATGAGCGGCGTCGTGCTGCGCGCGGGCGACGCCGCGGGCTGGTGCGGCGGCGCGCTCGTGCGCGGCGACGCGGCGCGCGTCTTCACCTCCGCCTCGATCGACACGCGCACGGTCGAGCCCGGCGCCCTCTTCTTCGCGATCCGAGGCCCGCGCCACGACGCGCACGCCTTCCTCGCGGACGCCGCCGCGCGCGGCGCGACCGGCTTCGTCGTCGAGCGCGGGCGCGCCGATGTCGGAGCGCTCGCGCGCGCCGCGTGCGCGATCGAGGTCGACGACACGACGCGCGCGCTGGCCGACGTCGCGCGCGGGCACCGCGGCCGGTTCCGCGGCCCGCTCGTCGGGCTCACCGGGAGCAGCGGCAAGACGACGACGAAGGAGATGTGCGCGGCCGTGCTCGCCGCGCACGCGCCGACGCTCGCGACGCGCGGCAACCTGAACAACGAGTACGGCGTGCCGCTCACGCTGCTCCGTCGCACCGAGGAGCACGCGCTCGCCGTCGTCGAGATGGGCATGAACCACCGCGGCGAGATCGCGCGCCTCGCGGCGATCGCGCGGCCGACGATCGGCGTCCTCACCAACATCGGGACGGCGCACATCGAGCACCTCGGGTCGCGCGAGGAGATCGCGGCCGAGAAGGGCGACCTGTTCGCCGCGCTGCCCGCGACGGGAACCGCCTGCGTGAACCTCGACGACGCGCGCGTCGTCGAGCAGGCGCGCCGCGCACCCTGCCCGTCCCTCGGCTACGGACGCGCGCCCGGCGCGCCGGTGACGGCGCGCGACGTGCGCTTCGACGCAGGGCGCTTCGCGTTCCGCGTCGAGACGCCGGCCGGCGCGTGCGAGGCGCTCGTGCGCGGCCTGTCGGAGACGTCCGTGATCAACGCGCTCGCCGCCGCGGCCGTCGGCCTCGCCGCGGGGCTCGACGTCGACGCGGTCGAGCGCGGGCTCGCCGACTACCGACCGATCCGCGGGCGCATGACGCCCGTCCCGCTCGCCTCGGGCGTCGTCGTCGTCGACGACACGTACAACGCGAACCCGGACTCGATGCGCGCCTCGCTCGAGGCGCTGCGCGCGCTCGCGACCGGCGGCCGCGCGATCGCCGTGATGGGCGACATGGGCGAGCTCGGCGACGCCGCGGACGACGCGCACCGCGAGGCGGGCGCGCGCGCCGCGAAGCTCGGCATCGACGCGCTCTTCGCCTACGGCGCGCGCGCCGCGCTCGTGCGGGAGGGCGCGCTCGCCGCCGGGCTCGCGAGCGCGGATGCGGCCGTCGTCGCCTCGCACGACGAGGCGGCCGAGCGCGTGCGCGCGCGCGTGCGCTCCGGCGACTGGGTGCTCGTGAAGGGCTCGCGCTCGATGCAGATGGAGCGCGTCGTCGCCGCGCTCGAGGCCGAACGATCGGAGGAGCGCTGA
- a CDS encoding UDP-N-acetylmuramoyl-L-alanyl-D-glutamate--2,6-diaminopimelate ligase: protein MRLSALLAALPAPLAPTAWQRADAAADPIVRGLAYDSRRVCPGDLFVALRGAVTDGHDYLAQARALGAVAFVVETAPANDVAGDLPVVVVPDARRALAPLAARFYGDPASELRLVGVTGTNGKTSTTYLVESILQRAGARTGLIGTVEIRYAGERQPAVNTTPESLDLQRLLRSMVTLGVEAAVMEVSSHGLELGRVAGCHFAVGAFTNLTQDHLDFHGSMEAYLASKARLFRDHLAPGGAAVVNVDDPAGARLVAIARERGAEVWRCSRRAGATRDEAELRVLSARTSLDGTQARLAWPDGAEQDVALPLIGDFNVENLLVACGIAGALGLPRDAIAEGVARCPQVPGRVERVRPSAADARAPGVLVDYAHTPDAVEKLLASVRPLAQGTGRLIAVFGCGGDRDRRKRPLMAEAVARRADVAIATSDNPRTEDPDAILRDVEEGLRSLARVEPEALGPASGCYAIVRDRREAIERAIAIAGDEDTVVLAGKGHEDYQIVGREKLPFDDRQEARRALDRRVAPRTGGDAPRGGAR from the coding sequence ATGCGGCTCTCCGCGCTGCTCGCTGCGCTTCCCGCTCCGCTCGCGCCCACCGCGTGGCAGCGCGCCGACGCCGCCGCCGACCCGATCGTGCGCGGACTCGCGTACGACTCGCGCCGCGTCTGCCCGGGCGACCTGTTCGTCGCGCTCCGCGGAGCGGTGACCGACGGCCACGACTACCTCGCGCAGGCGCGCGCCCTCGGCGCCGTCGCGTTCGTGGTCGAGACGGCGCCGGCGAACGACGTCGCGGGCGACCTCCCCGTCGTCGTCGTCCCGGACGCGCGGCGCGCCCTCGCGCCGCTCGCCGCGCGCTTCTACGGCGACCCGGCGAGCGAGCTGCGCCTCGTCGGGGTCACCGGGACGAACGGCAAGACGAGCACGACCTATCTCGTCGAGTCGATCCTGCAGCGCGCGGGCGCGCGCACCGGCCTCATCGGCACCGTCGAGATCCGCTATGCGGGCGAGCGCCAGCCCGCGGTGAACACGACGCCCGAGAGCCTCGACCTGCAGCGCCTGCTGCGCTCGATGGTCACGCTCGGCGTCGAGGCCGCGGTGATGGAGGTGTCGTCGCACGGGCTCGAGCTCGGCCGCGTCGCCGGCTGCCACTTCGCCGTCGGCGCGTTCACGAACCTCACGCAGGACCACCTCGACTTCCACGGCAGCATGGAGGCCTACCTCGCGTCGAAGGCGCGCCTCTTCCGCGACCACCTCGCACCGGGCGGCGCCGCCGTCGTGAACGTCGACGATCCGGCGGGCGCCCGGCTCGTCGCGATCGCGCGTGAGCGCGGTGCCGAAGTGTGGCGCTGCTCGCGTCGCGCCGGCGCGACGCGCGACGAAGCCGAGCTGCGCGTGCTGTCGGCCCGCACCTCGCTCGACGGGACGCAGGCGCGCCTCGCGTGGCCGGACGGCGCGGAGCAGGACGTCGCGCTGCCGCTGATCGGCGACTTCAACGTCGAGAACCTGCTCGTCGCGTGCGGCATCGCGGGTGCGCTCGGCCTCCCGCGCGACGCGATCGCGGAGGGCGTCGCGCGCTGCCCGCAGGTGCCGGGCCGCGTCGAGCGCGTGCGGCCGAGCGCGGCCGACGCGCGCGCGCCGGGCGTGCTCGTCGACTACGCGCACACGCCCGATGCGGTCGAGAAGCTGCTCGCGTCGGTGCGTCCGCTCGCGCAGGGCACGGGCCGGCTGATCGCGGTGTTCGGCTGCGGCGGCGATCGCGACCGCCGCAAGCGGCCGCTGATGGCCGAGGCCGTCGCGCGCCGCGCCGACGTCGCGATCGCGACGAGCGACAACCCGCGCACCGAGGATCCGGACGCCATCCTGCGCGACGTCGAGGAGGGGCTGCGCTCGCTCGCGCGCGTCGAGCCCGAGGCGCTCGGCCCGGCGAGCGGATGCTATGCGATCGTGCGCGACCGCCGCGAGGCGATCGAGCGCGCGATCGCGATCGCCGGCGACGAGGACACGGTCGTGCTCGCGGGCAAGGGCCACGAGGACTACCAGATCGTCGGCCGCGAGAAGCTCCCGTTCGACGACCGCCAGGAGGCGCGCCGCGCGCTCGACCGGCGCGTCGCACCGCGCACCGGCGGCGACGCCCCGCGCGGAGGCGCGCGATGA
- a CDS encoding penicillin-binding protein, with amino-acid sequence MRAIELRGAVARVGAIRAVGLLAFFALAARAAQLTVIEDAGDALWGQQVYTLLELPPARGVLYDRRGVELGVTVNAASVYAMPAEVDDAGRDALARALSVSRARVDERLGRRRGFTFVARWVSSAQAEAVAKLGLPGVGLVAEPKREYPAGALAGRLLGFTNIDGQGARGIEQRENAWLQGSPISVPVERDGGGQLIVITPVRPTDAAGGDVALTIDASLQAEAELALARAVAETGARGGVAITLDPATGDVLALAEAPSFDPNAFRTTPFRTTGSPAFDRLIEPGSTMKVFVVAAALDAGVVTPDERLDTSGGELDVPGKTIRDRRDFGVLTLADVLRVSSNVGAVQIAYRLGAERHHAALERFGFGRPTGSRFPNEAAGLLRTWRDWQPVDHATISYGQGISVTPVQLAAAIGALANGGVWRTPRLVLARRAPEGDWEYAPLGPSHRAVRGETAAAVLAMMREVVSAEGTGRLAALAGIDVAGKTGTAQKLDPRTHAYSKRDYVAWFAGAVPADDPRLVVVVALDEPRTVHSGGVVAAPLFASVAAAQLAHLGIITHPAPIAAPPPEPVALAHAEAVAPARTAKAAPVSERPRDAAARDAIAATEPPEVSAAPPERRAPLPLPRRAPRAAGELEIARAGSRLFVPDFRGYSLAQVRQITASQGIPLETQGSGLAIEQHPAPGDILDADERHARVFVRFADPRAQAASASTRDGGGL; translated from the coding sequence ATGAGGGCGATCGAGCTTCGCGGGGCCGTCGCACGCGTCGGGGCGATCCGCGCGGTCGGCCTGCTCGCGTTCTTCGCGCTCGCCGCACGCGCCGCCCAGCTCACCGTGATCGAGGACGCCGGCGACGCGCTCTGGGGCCAGCAGGTCTACACGCTGCTCGAGCTCCCGCCCGCGCGCGGCGTCCTCTACGACCGCCGCGGCGTCGAGCTCGGCGTGACCGTGAACGCGGCCTCGGTCTACGCGATGCCGGCCGAGGTCGACGACGCGGGCCGCGACGCGCTCGCACGCGCCCTCTCCGTATCGCGCGCGCGCGTCGACGAGCGGCTCGGCCGGCGCCGCGGCTTCACGTTCGTCGCGCGCTGGGTGTCGAGCGCGCAGGCCGAAGCGGTCGCGAAGCTCGGGCTTCCGGGCGTCGGCCTCGTCGCCGAGCCGAAGCGCGAGTACCCGGCCGGCGCGCTCGCGGGGCGCCTGCTCGGCTTCACCAACATCGACGGCCAGGGCGCGCGCGGCATCGAGCAGCGCGAGAACGCCTGGCTGCAGGGCTCGCCGATCTCGGTGCCGGTCGAGCGCGACGGCGGCGGCCAGCTGATCGTGATCACGCCGGTGCGCCCGACCGACGCCGCGGGCGGCGACGTCGCACTCACGATCGACGCGAGCCTGCAGGCCGAAGCCGAGCTCGCGCTCGCGCGCGCCGTCGCGGAGACCGGCGCGCGCGGGGGCGTCGCGATCACGCTCGACCCCGCGACGGGCGACGTGCTCGCGCTGGCCGAGGCCCCGTCGTTCGACCCGAACGCGTTCCGCACGACGCCCTTCCGCACGACGGGCTCGCCGGCGTTCGACCGCCTGATCGAGCCCGGCTCGACGATGAAGGTCTTCGTCGTCGCCGCCGCGCTCGACGCCGGCGTCGTGACGCCGGACGAACGGCTCGACACGAGCGGCGGCGAGCTCGACGTTCCCGGCAAGACGATCCGCGACCGCCGCGACTTCGGCGTGCTCACGCTCGCGGACGTGCTGCGCGTGTCGAGCAACGTCGGCGCCGTGCAGATCGCCTATCGACTCGGAGCGGAGCGCCACCACGCGGCGCTCGAGCGCTTCGGCTTCGGCCGCCCGACGGGCAGTCGGTTCCCGAACGAGGCCGCCGGCCTGCTGCGCACGTGGCGCGACTGGCAGCCCGTCGACCACGCGACGATCTCCTACGGCCAGGGCATCAGCGTGACGCCCGTCCAGCTCGCGGCCGCGATCGGCGCTCTCGCGAACGGCGGCGTGTGGCGCACGCCGCGGCTCGTGCTGGCGCGGCGCGCGCCCGAGGGCGACTGGGAGTACGCGCCGCTCGGCCCCTCGCACCGCGCCGTGCGCGGCGAGACCGCCGCCGCGGTGCTCGCGATGATGCGCGAGGTCGTGAGCGCGGAGGGGACGGGACGGCTCGCCGCGCTCGCGGGCATCGACGTCGCGGGCAAGACGGGAACGGCCCAGAAGCTCGATCCGCGCACGCACGCGTACTCGAAGCGCGACTACGTCGCGTGGTTCGCGGGGGCGGTGCCCGCGGACGATCCGCGGCTCGTCGTGGTCGTCGCCCTCGACGAGCCGCGCACCGTGCACAGCGGCGGCGTCGTCGCCGCGCCGCTCTTCGCGAGCGTCGCCGCCGCGCAGCTCGCGCACCTCGGCATCATCACGCACCCCGCGCCGATCGCCGCGCCCCCGCCCGAGCCGGTCGCGCTCGCGCACGCGGAGGCCGTCGCGCCCGCGCGCACGGCGAAGGCCGCGCCGGTGTCGGAGCGGCCGCGCGACGCGGCCGCGCGCGACGCGATCGCCGCGACGGAGCCGCCGGAGGTCTCGGCGGCACCGCCCGAGCGCCGCGCTCCGCTCCCGCTCCCGCGCCGCGCCCCGCGCGCCGCGGGCGAGCTCGAGATCGCGCGCGCGGGGAGCCGACTCTTCGTGCCCGACTTCCGCGGCTACTCGCTCGCCCAGGTGAGGCAGATCACGGCGTCCCAGGGCATTCCGCTGGAGACTCAGGGGTCCGGCCTCGCGATCGAGCAGCACCCGGCCCCCGGTGACATCCTCGACGCCGACGAGCGGCACGCGCGCGTCTTCGTGCGCTTCGCCGACCCGCGCGCGCAGGCCGCGTCGGCGTCGACGCGCGATGGGGGCGGACTCTGA
- the rsmH gene encoding 16S rRNA (cytosine(1402)-N(4))-methyltransferase RsmH codes for MASQYRHEPVLLAEALSYLFDGRAAEAPGPLVVVDGTLGGGGHAQAILERTAPDGILVGLDVDDEALVAAQARLAPFGERARIVRSSFRVLDRVLEAEEIDGVDGVLLDLGVSSRQLDAPERGFRFGADAAETTPLDMRMDPTRGASAAALLASASQDELERCFRELGELRGARKLARAIVARRDAQPFATAADLLRVVRETGVGGGRAHNPATLVFQALRIAVNDELGALRDGLDAAVSALRPGGRLVVIAYHSLEDRIVKQHLRLEEKGCECPREVPVCVCGRARRLRVLTRKPVVPSAAETRANPRARSARLRAAERVDVAEAA; via the coding sequence GTGGCCAGCCAATACCGACACGAACCGGTCCTGCTCGCCGAGGCGCTCTCCTATTTGTTCGATGGCCGCGCGGCCGAGGCGCCCGGCCCGCTCGTCGTCGTGGACGGCACGCTCGGCGGCGGCGGGCACGCGCAGGCCATCCTCGAGCGCACGGCTCCCGACGGCATCCTGGTCGGTCTCGACGTCGACGACGAGGCGCTCGTCGCCGCGCAGGCGCGTCTCGCCCCCTTCGGCGAGCGCGCGCGCATCGTGCGCTCCTCGTTCCGCGTGCTCGACCGCGTGCTCGAGGCCGAGGAGATCGACGGCGTCGACGGCGTGCTGCTCGACCTCGGCGTCTCGTCGCGCCAGCTCGACGCGCCGGAGCGCGGCTTCCGGTTCGGCGCCGACGCCGCGGAGACCACGCCGCTCGACATGCGCATGGACCCGACGCGCGGCGCGTCGGCCGCCGCCCTGCTCGCGAGCGCGTCGCAGGACGAGCTCGAGCGCTGCTTCCGCGAGCTCGGCGAGCTGCGCGGGGCGCGCAAGCTCGCGCGCGCGATCGTCGCTCGCCGCGACGCGCAGCCGTTCGCCACCGCGGCCGACCTGCTGCGCGTCGTGCGCGAGACGGGCGTCGGCGGCGGCCGCGCGCACAACCCCGCGACACTCGTCTTCCAGGCGCTCCGCATCGCGGTGAACGACGAGCTCGGCGCGCTGCGCGACGGGCTCGACGCCGCCGTCTCCGCGCTGCGGCCCGGCGGACGCCTCGTCGTGATCGCCTACCACTCGCTCGAGGACCGCATCGTGAAGCAGCACCTGCGCCTCGAGGAGAAGGGCTGCGAGTGCCCGCGCGAGGTGCCGGTGTGCGTGTGCGGTCGCGCGCGACGGCTGCGCGTGCTGACGCGCAAGCCCGTCGTCCCGTCCGCCGCCGAGACGCGCGCCAACCCGCGCGCCCGCTCGGCGCGCCTGCGCGCCGCCGAGCGCGTCGACGTCGCGGAGGCCGCGTGA
- the mraZ gene encoding division/cell wall cluster transcriptional repressor MraZ has product MFRGRYTHNIDSKGRLSIPAGFRSEMQDRSTRAPILTNEKSCLVLYANEDWAEIEESLAARARVAPENKAYLRFMVSGAVEAPFDSQGRILVPQFLRDHAHLEREVTIAGVGPRIEIWDKTLFDQELQRTVADFDAIASAVAMSES; this is encoded by the coding sequence ATGTTCCGCGGTCGGTACACGCACAACATCGACAGCAAGGGGCGCCTGAGCATCCCGGCAGGATTCCGATCCGAAATGCAGGACCGCAGCACCCGAGCCCCCATCCTCACGAACGAGAAGAGCTGTCTCGTGCTCTACGCGAACGAGGACTGGGCGGAGATCGAGGAGTCGCTGGCGGCCCGCGCCCGGGTGGCCCCCGAGAACAAGGCGTACCTGCGGTTCATGGTCTCGGGCGCCGTCGAGGCCCCGTTCGACTCCCAGGGACGCATCCTCGTGCCCCAGTTCCTGCGCGATCACGCGCACCTGGAGCGCGAAGTCACGATTGCCGGCGTCGGGCCCCGGATCGAGATCTGGGACAAGACGCTCTTCGATCAGGAGCTCCAGCGGACCGTGGCCGACTTCGACGCGATCGCGTCGGCGGTCGCGATGTCGGAGAGCTGA
- a CDS encoding histone deacetylase, translated as MASTGEGVHVAIDARFLDHRTPAGHPERPERLAAVAAACDERSAELRARAPREASAGEILRIHDEAYLRTLESAAARAPAQLDPDTHVSARSHEVALLAAGAAVDVARAVARGEARAGLAAVRPPGHHAEASRAMGFCLLNNVAIAARALQRDEGLDRVLVLDWDVHHGNGTQHAFERDPSVLYVSTHQFPYYPGTGGAGEIGVEEGRGATVNVPLPAGSGDEEYTGVFERVLVPVARCYAPQAILVSCGFDAHRDDPLASMEVTRAGFLAMARIVRSLAEELCGGRIALVLEGGYAESGLREGTSAVLEALLEPARAVPDPRARALPPGSALRAAVARVADAHAATFPELRLD; from the coding sequence ATGGCGAGCACAGGCGAAGGCGTCCACGTCGCGATCGACGCTCGCTTCCTCGACCACCGCACGCCCGCCGGCCACCCCGAGCGTCCCGAACGCCTCGCCGCCGTGGCCGCCGCCTGCGACGAGCGGAGCGCCGAGCTCCGCGCCCGCGCGCCGCGCGAGGCCAGCGCGGGCGAGATCCTGCGCATCCACGACGAGGCCTACCTGCGCACGCTCGAGTCCGCGGCCGCGCGCGCGCCCGCGCAGCTCGACCCCGACACCCACGTCTCCGCGCGCAGCCACGAGGTCGCGCTGCTCGCGGCGGGCGCCGCCGTCGACGTCGCCCGCGCGGTCGCGCGCGGCGAGGCGCGCGCGGGGCTCGCCGCCGTGCGCCCGCCCGGCCACCACGCCGAGGCCTCGCGCGCGATGGGGTTCTGCCTGCTCAACAACGTCGCGATCGCGGCGCGCGCGCTGCAGCGCGACGAAGGGCTCGACCGCGTGCTCGTCCTCGACTGGGACGTGCACCACGGCAACGGCACGCAGCACGCGTTCGAGCGCGACCCGTCCGTGCTGTACGTGTCGACGCACCAGTTCCCGTACTACCCCGGGACGGGCGGGGCCGGCGAGATCGGCGTCGAGGAGGGGCGCGGCGCGACCGTGAACGTGCCGCTCCCGGCGGGCAGCGGCGACGAGGAGTACACGGGCGTCTTCGAGCGCGTCCTCGTGCCCGTCGCCCGATGTTATGCGCCGCAGGCGATCCTCGTCTCGTGCGGCTTCGACGCGCACCGCGACGACCCGCTCGCCTCCATGGAGGTGACGCGCGCGGGCTTCCTCGCGATGGCGCGCATCGTGCGCTCGCTCGCCGAGGAGCTCTGCGGCGGACGCATCGCGCTCGTCCTCGAAGGAGGTTATGCGGAGAGCGGGCTCCGCGAGGGAACGAGCGCCGTGCTCGAGGCGCTGCTCGAGCCCGCGCGCGCCGTGCCCGACCCGCGCGCCCGCGCCCTCCCGCCCGGAAGCGCGCTGCGCGCCGCGGTCGCGCGCGTCGCCGACGCCCACGCGGCGACCTTCCCCGAGCTGCGCCTCGACTGA